A stretch of the Aegilops tauschii subsp. strangulata cultivar AL8/78 chromosome 4, Aet v6.0, whole genome shotgun sequence genome encodes the following:
- the LOC109778370 gene encoding uncharacterized protein, with protein MAASSSSKDKFFERVINPYLSEVMKHPQTIEMREGVLHIRDVQGPKRTGTVEAKLEAMEREVFKCKGMVERGLGANHLRIMDFTCDHKVDGRSMKDIVFTLNG; from the coding sequence ATGGCCGCATcgagctcctccaaggacaagttcttcgagaggGTAATCAACCCCTACTTGTCGGAGGTGATGaagcaccctcaaaccattgagatgcgtgagggggtgctccACATCCGGGATGTTCAAGGGCCCAAGAGGACGGGAACGGTGGAGGCCAAGCTCGAAGCCATGGAGCGGGAGGTCTTCAAGTGCAaagggatggtggagcgtggactcggTGCCAATCACCTCAGGATTATGGATTTCACATGTGATCACAAAGTGGATGGTCggtccatgaaggacatcgtcttcaccctcaacgGGTAA